Proteins from one Ipomoea triloba cultivar NCNSP0323 chromosome 1, ASM357664v1 genomic window:
- the LOC115997672 gene encoding senescence-specific cysteine protease SAG39-like, with translation MELKWQIFRIILTIILCSTVWISQATSRAIQGASMAERHEQWMAIYGRQYQSVAEKEKRYRIFKSNVEFIDMVNGAGNRPYTLGINGFADLTNDEFRAAYIGALKPSATKSSEMNTFRYETSGAIPPSIDWRKKGAVTPIRGAECGAWTFPAVDTVEGITKIKTGKLYTLSVQEIVDCINGCSNGCNGGFTIEAFEFIKDHGLTTESNYPSTGTNGTCNAKKEAQPVAKISGYESVPAGENALMKAVAKQPVAVYVDASRAEFQFYAGGVFSGDCGTTLDHGGTVVGYGVSHDKQEYWILKNSWGTRWGEKGYMRLARGINKEGGQCGVAMEATYPVV, from the exons ATGGAGTTAAAATGGCAGATTTTCAGAATAATCTTGACCATTATACTCTGCAGTACTGTCTGGATTTCCCAAGCTACTTCTCGGGCAATCCAGGGAGCTTCCATGGCGGAAAGGCACGAGCAGTGGATGGCGATCTATGGGCGCCAATACCAAAGCGTTGCAGAGAAGGAGAAGCGTTACAGAATCTTCAAGTCTAATGTTGAGTTCATCGACATGGTCAATGGTGCTGGAAACAGGCCGTACACGCTTGGAATCAATGGATTTGCCGACTTGACTAACGATGAGTTCCGGGCAGCTTACATCGGAGCCTTGAAACCTTCTGCAACTAAGTCATCGGAAATGAACACATTCAGATACGAGACCTCCGGTGCAATTCCTCCTAGCATTGATTGGAGAAAGAAAGGTGCTGTTACACCTATACGAGGTGCTGAATGTG GAGCATGGACATTTCCGGCGGTTGATACAGTGGAAGGCATAACAAAGATCAAGACCGGAAAACTATACACACTCTCGGTACAGGAAATAGTGGACTGCATCAATGGCTGCAGCAATGGTTGCAATGGAGGATTCACAATTGAGGCTTTTGAATTCATCAAAGACCATGGTCTCACCACTGAATCCAACTATCCTTCTACTGGAACCAACGGCACCTGCAACGCCAAAAAGGAAGCACAACCCGTGGCAAAAATCAGCGGCTACGAGAGCGTGCCGGCCGGGGAAAACGCTCTGATGAAGGCCGTGGCTAAGCAGCCCGTGGCGGTTTATGTGGACGCTTCGAGGGCGGAGTTCCAGTTCTACGCAGGGGGTGTGTTCTCGGGGGATTGTGGGACGACGCTGGATCATGGTGGGACTGTGGTTGGGTATGGAGTGAGCCATGATAAGCAGGAGTATTGGATATTAAAGAATTCATGGGGCACGAGGTGGGGGGAGAAAGGGTACATGAGGTTGGCTAGAGGGATAAATAAAGAAGGGGGGCAGTGTGGAGTGGCCATGGAAGCAACATACCCTGTTGTTTag
- the LOC115997888 gene encoding phospholipase A1-II 1-like — MGSLILGVSGEVSVSGIAERWKDLSGSKNWEGLLDPLDSDLRRYLIHYGSMVAAVYDSFINEPISKNVGLCRYARKNLLRESGHDNGNPFKYEVTKYFYSPSTVPTAMDYLIQPLRADAVLKQSNWMGYVAVATDDGKAALGRRDILVAWRGTVRPAEWVKNFEFLFVKAPLIFGQDSDPLVHKGFYDMYTAVNPDPVLKAVSARDQIREEVSRLVEQYKGEEISITLAGHSLGSSLATLTAVDLATNPINKNTPPITAFLFASPKVGEHNFKTAVSNLTDNLKILRLTDANDIVPTLPPFGVQENTTLPILSYEHVGLEFDFDASKSDYLDGFKASWHALVTYLHGVDGFQGSGGGFKLHGDFDVALLNKYNDQLKGNYSLIAPAEWYVVKNTGMVQQDDGSWILDDHEVDDI; from the exons ATGGGAAGTCTTATTCTTGGAGTTTCAG GCGAGGTATCTGTGAGTGGCATTGCAGAAAGATGGAAGGATCTGAGTGGAAGTAAGAACTGGGAAGGGCTTCTTGACCCTTTGGATTCCGATCTCCGGCGCTACCTCATTCATTACGGATCAATGGTTGCGGCAGTTTACGACTCTTTCATTAATGAACCAATTTCAAAGAATGTTGGACTGTGCCGATACGCCAGGAAAAATCTTCTTAGGGAATCTGGCCATGACAATGGCAATCCCTTCAA GTATGAAGTGACCAAATACTTTTATTCACCCTCAACGGTTCCAACTGCCATGGACTATTTGATTCAGCCACTGCGAGCAGACGCCGTGCTGAAGCAATCAAACTGGATGGGGTACGTGGCGGTGGCGACGGATGACGGAAAAGCCGCGCTGGGGCGGAGAGACATTTTGGTCGCTTGGAGAGGAACCGTCCGGCCGGCGGAGTGGGTAAAGAATTTCGAATTTTTGTTCGTAAAAGCGCCGTTAATATTCGGCCAAGATTCCGATCCTCTCGTACACAAAGGCTTCTACGATATGTACACCGCCGTCAATCCAGATCCTGTATTGAAGGCTGTGAGTGCCAGGGATCAG ATTCGTGAAGAAGTAAGCAGACTTGTGGAGCAATACAAGGGCGAAGAAATCAGCATAACCCTAGCAGGACACAGCCTAGGTTCATCCCTGGCAACCTTAACCGCAGTGGACCTAGCAACCAATCCAATCAACAAAAACACCCCTCCCATCACAGCCTTCCTATTCGCAAGCCCAAAAGTAGGCGAACACAACTTCAAAACCGCCGTTTCAAACCTCACCGACAACCTCAAAATCCTCCGCCTCACCGACGCCAACGACATCGTGCCCACGCTGCCGCCGTTCGGGGTCCAAGAAAACACAACGTTGCCGATATTATCGTACGAGCATGTGGGCTTGGAGTTCGACTTCGATGCCTCGAAATCGGACTATCTGGACGGGTTTAAGGCGAGCTGGCACGCTCTGGTGACTTACTTGCATGGGGTTGATGGGTTTCAAGGGTCTGGGGGAGGGTTTAAGCTTCATGGGGATTTCGACGTTGCGCTTTTGAACAAGTATAATGATCAGTTGAAAGGGAATTACAGCCTTATTGCGCCCGCGGAATGGTATGTTGTGAAGAACACAGGGATGGTTCAGCAGGATGATGGGAGTTGGATTCTTGACGATCATGAAGTGgatgatatataa
- the LOC116002282 gene encoding phospholipase A1-II 1-like codes for MESIAKRWRALSGSENWEGLLDPLDSDLRRYLIHYGSMIGAVYDSFITEPTSKYAGLSRYAKKNLFQETGLDKGYPFKYTITKYFYTPSTMIGGAKRGYHVQSVRSDAVMKESNWGGYVAVATDKGKEVLGRRDIVVVWRGTETMSELIEDFRISMVKPPIIFVEDNGSLVHHGWYEMYTSTIQDSQLNSKSVRDQVREEIGRLLDLYKNEEVSITVTGHSLGSSLATLNAIDLAANPLNNSDNVLVTAIMFACPKVGNESFKNAFSQLKNLRALRVVNQDDLVPKLPLWAFEAGTIFLKSYIDVGVQFDINASKSDYVTPDKSSMFMWHGLMMYLHGIDGFQGPQGGFKPQGCFDIPQVNKYVGVLKVEKCQVPTEWWVEKNKGMVQKDDGTWILDDHEGDDVVDA; via the exons ATGGAGAGCATTGCTAAGAGATGGAGAGCTTTGAGTGGGAGTGAGAACTGGGAAGGGTTACTTGACCCTTTGGATTCTGATCTTCGGCGCTACCTCATTCACTATGGTTCAATGATTGGAGCAGTTTACGACTCCTTCATCACTGAACCAACTTCTAAGTATGCCGGGCTAAGCCGCTACGCCAAGAAAAACCTCTTTCAAGAGACTGGGCTTGACAAGGGATATCCTTTCAA GTACACTATCACCAAGTACTTTTACACTCCTTCAACTATGATCGGCGGAGCCAAAAGAGGATATCATGTCCAATCAGTAAGATCAGACGCAGTGATGAAAGAGTCAAATTGGGGTGGATATGTTGCTGTTGCCACAGACAAAGGAAAGGAGGTTTTGGGACGGAGAGACATTGTGGTGGTTTGGAGGGGAACGGAAACAATGTCGGAGTTGATTGAGGATTTTAGAATCTCCATGGTCAAACCTCCCATCATCTTTGTGGAGGATAATGGTTCCCTCGTGCATCATGGTTGGTATGAAATGTATACCTCTACCATTCAAGATTCACAGCTCAACAGTAAGAGTGTCAGGGACCAG GTCCGAGAAGAAATTGGTAGGCTACTTGATCTGTACAAGAACGAGGAAGTGAGCATAACTGTAACAGGACACAGCCTGGGTTCATCACTGGCAACACTAAATGCAATTGACCTAGCTGCCAATCCACTCAATAACTCCGATAATGTTCTCGTCACAGCAATCATGTTCGCATGCCCCAAAGTGGGAAACGAGAGTTTCAAGAATGCTTTTTCGCAGCTCAAAAACCTTCGAGCTCTGCGTGTCGTCAACCAAGACGACCTTGTGCCAAAGCTGCCACTCTGGGCTTTTGAAGCCGGCACTATTTTCCTCAAATCCTACATCGACGTGGGAGTCCAATTTGATATAAACGCTTCAAAATCAGACTATGTAACGCCTGATAAATCGAGCATGTTCATGTGGCATGGTCTGATGATGTACCTCCATGGAATCGATGGGTTTCAAGGACCACAGGGGGGATTTAAACCACAAGGATGTTTTGATATCCCTCAAGTCAACAAGTATGTAGGCGTGCTGAAAGTTGAGAAATGCCAGGTTCCAACCGAATGGTGGGTTGAGAAGAACAAGGGAATGGTTCAGAAAGATGATGGTACTTGGATTCTTGATGATCACGAGGGAGACGATGTTGTTGATGCATAA